One part of the Enterococcus sp. DIV1094 genome encodes these proteins:
- a CDS encoding MmcQ/YjbR family DNA-binding protein, protein MKADQEIISILKKSEGYYPAYHMNKNHWISVALNGAVEEKQVVYLLKDSYELTK, encoded by the coding sequence GTGAAAGCTGATCAAGAAATCATTTCGATTCTGAAAAAGAGTGAGGGGTATTATCCTGCCTATCATATGAATAAGAACCATTGGATCAGTGTGGCGCTGAATGGTGCAGTTGAAGAAAAACAAGTTGTCTACTTGCTGAAAGATAGTTATGAGTTGACGAAATAA